The window CGTCAGCTGCTCACCGGGTTCTTCCACTGTCGCGGCGGACAAGGAGTTCCTCCTGACTGCCGAATGTCGAGCGCATCATCGTAGAGCGCCTGCCCCGCCCGCCGCCCGATCGTCGGTCTTCACCCGAACGAGCGGTCCGGGCCCCTACCGGGCCCGCAGCCGCAGGGCCGGGCGGGCCTTCTCCTCCGCCTCCTCCTGGCCGGCCGCCCAGAGCGAGCGGACGTGGCCGAGGTGGCGCGACATGCAGGCCTCGGCGGCCTCCGCGTCGCCGGAGAGCATCAGGTCGAGCAGCTCCAGGTGCTCCTCGGCGGAGGAGACCAGCTCGCCGCGCTGATCGAGGCGGTTCAGGCCGTAGAGCCGGGAGCGCTTGCGCAGGTCCCCGACGACCTCCACCAGGCGGGCGTTGCCGGCCAGGCCGAGCAGGTCGAGGTGGAACTGGCGGTCCGCCTCCAGGTAGCCGATCAGGTCGTGCTTGCGGGCGGCGGCCACGATCGCCTCCGCCTGCGGACGCAGCGCCTCCAGCTGCTCGGCGGTGGCGGTGCGGGTGACCCGGCCGACGGTCGGGACCTCGATCAGGGCGCGGATCTCGGTGAAGTCGTCGAGGTCGCGTTCGGTCAGCTCGGTGACCCGGAAGCCCTTGTTGCGGACGGCCTCGACCAGGCCCTCCCGGGCGAGGTCGAGCATCGCCTCGCGGACGGGGGTGGCGGAGACGCCGAAGTCGGCGGCGAGCGCGGGCGCGGAGTACACCACGCCGGGGCGCAGCTCGCCGGAGATCAGTGCGGCGCGGAGGGCGTGGGCGACCTGGTCGCGCAGCCGCTCCTGCACGGAGATCAGGGTGCGGGCTTTGAGGTCGGCCATGGTGTTCCTCCGGATGGGTCGCAGAACACCAGCGTACAATGTCACGTTACGTTGAGTGTGCAACATTTCGTGATTCGGACAGCCGGCGGCGGCCGCGTCCCGGCGGGCCCATCGTGGCAGTGGCCGCCGCCCGTCGCAACGGTCGGCGGCCAACCTCGGCGGAGGCCCCCCGCCCCCGCCCGGCTCAGCCCCGCCGGTGGACCTCCGCCGCGACGGCGAGGTCCTGCCAGGCCATCCCGACGCTCTTGAAGAACCGCGGCCGGTCGCTCGGCACCGGCGCCTCGCCGCGCACCAGTTCGGCCAGGTTCCAGAGCGGACCGGCGCCGGTGACCCCCGCCATCAGCAGGTCCCCCGCCTCCCGCAGCGCGGCCGCCCGCGCCTCCACGTAGAGCTCGGCCCGGCCGACCAGCACCGCGTCCACCTCCCGCGCGTCCGGCTCGTGCGAGCCGACCGCGGCCACCGCCGCGTGGTCGGGCACCAGCGCGCCGTCGAACAGCGGCGTACGCGCGGTGGTGCAGCAGACCACCAGGTCCGCCTCGGCCACCGCGGCGGCCGTGCCCACCGCGGCCGCGAGCCCGAGCCGGCGCGCGTACCCGGCCAGCGCCTCGGCGGGCGCCTCGCTGCGGGCCACCACGGTGACCCTGGTCAGCGGCCGGACGGCGAGCAGCGCGTCCAGGTGCCCGTACGCCTGCGGGCCGGCCCCGAACAGGACCAGGTGCGCGGCGTCCGGCGCGGCGAGGCGCCGCAGCGCGACGGCGGTGACGGCGGGCGTGCGCAGCGCGGTGAGCGCCGCACCGTCGAGCAGGGCGACGGGCCGCAGGGTCGGGCCGTCCAGCAGCAGGTAGCTGCCGGTGATCCGGGGCAGGCCGAGGGCGGCGTTCCCGGGGGCCACCCCGGCGATCTTCACCCCGGCGTACTCGGCCGTGGCCGCCGGCATCAGCAGCAGTTCACCCGCCGGCACCGGTACCGCCGACCGGGCGGGCCCGGCCTCCGGGTCGAGCCCGGCCAGCAGCACCCGCTCGATCGCCTCGGCGGCCCGGGCCGGACCCAACGAGCCGACCGCGCCCGGCCCGACGACGTGGACCGGCCCGGCCTCGGAAACAGGCCCGGCCGCGCCCGGCCGGTCGGAGCCCGGCGCGACGCGCTGGAGCGGCTCAGCCGCCGCGCCGGGCAGCAGGAGGGGTTCGGGACGGCGGGCGGTCACAGCAGGAACCCCGTCCCCAGCGTGTCGTCCGGGTCGAGCAGGAAGGTGTGCTCGCCGGTGCGGTGGGCGGTGCCGGTGACCTCGGTGACCACACCGGCGCCGAGCGGGTCGCCGCCGGGCAGCACCCGGCCGGTGAACACCGTCCCGATCAGCGACTCGTGGCGCAGTTCCCCGCCCGGGGCCAGCCGCCCCTCGGCGGCGAGCACGGCGAGGCGCGCCGACGTCCCGGAGCCGCACGGCGAGCGGTCGATCTGGCCGTCCGCGAAGACGGTGACGTTGCGCTGGGCGGGCCCGGCTGGGCCCTCGGGCAGCTCGTCGTGGAGGATCACCCCGTAGACCCCCGAGAGCCGCGGGTCGGTCGGGTGCCGGACGGCCGGCGAGTCCGCCAGGGCGGCCCGGATCTCCCGCCCGACGGCGGTGAGTTCGGGCAGCAGCCCGGGCTCGACGGCGAGCCCCAGCGCGGCCGCCGGCACGCTGGCGTAGCAGGCGCCCGCGTGCGCGACGGCCACCTCCACGGTGCCGCGCGAGGTCCGCACCGCCAGCTTCGGCGCGCTGACGACGGCCGGTACGTTGCGGAAGGTCACCCCGGTGGTCCGCCCGCCGGCGCGGTGCACGGCGGCGGTGACCCGCCCGGACGGCACGTCGATCCGCACCCGGGCCACCCCGTCGTCCGGGGCCCGGACCAGCCCCGAGTCCACCGCCCAGGCGCCGAGCGCGATGGTGCCGTGGCCGCAGGCGGTGGAGTAGCCGTCCTTGTGCCAGAAGAGCACGCCGAGGTGCGCCTCGTCGTCGTCCGGCGGCACCAGGAAGCCGCCGTACATCCCGGCGTGCCCGCGCGGCTCCCGGACGAGCAGTCGCCGCACCTCGTCGAGCGGGCCCGGCCGGGGCGCGGTGGCCGTGCCGCCCGCGCCGATCGCGACGGCCCGCCGCTCGGCGACGCTGTCCCCGGGCACGCCGGGGGCGCCGCCGACGACGATCCGGAACGGCTCGCCGGCGCAGTGGTAGTCCACGGCGCTGACCCGCATCACGCGCCACCGGCCGGGAGGACGCTGACGGTACGGCTCGCGGTGTAGAAGTCGAGCGCGGCCGCGCCCTGTTCCCGCTCCCCGTGGCTCGCGCCCTTGGCGCCGCCGAACGGCAGGTGGAAGTCGACGCCGCTGGAGGGCGCGTTGATCCGGATCATGCCCGCGTCCAGCCGGTCCGCGGCGGCCAGCGCCACGTCCAGGCTGCGGCTGTGCACCGAGGTGGCCAGCGAGTGCGGGGTGTCGTTGGCGAGCGCGATCGCCTCGTCCAGGTCCGCGGCCGCCAGCAGGACGGCCACCGGTCCGAAGAACTCCTCGCGCCGCAGCGGGTGTTCGGCCGGTACGTCGGCGAGCAGGGTCGGCTCGACGTACCAGCCGGGCCGCTCCGGGACGCCCCCGCCGGTGAGCACGGTGGCCCCGGCGGCGCGGGCGGACTCGACGGCGCCGGTGAGCCGGTCCCGGGCGGCGGCCGAGATGACCGGCCCGCAGGCCGCGTCGTCGACCAGGCCGAGCGCCTTCACCAGGGCGGCGCGCAGCGGCTCGTGGGCCGCGCCGACGGCGATCACCCGGCTGGTGGCGGTGCACTTCTGCCCGGCGTACCCGGCGATGGCGGCCGCCAGATGGGCGGCGGCCTGCTCGGGGTCGGCGTCCGGCAGCACCAGGGCCGCGTTGAGGCCGCCCAGCTCGGCCTGGACCGGGACGCCGCGCTCGGTGGCGGCCCGCACCACGGCCCGCCCGACGCCCGTCGAGCCGGTGAACGACACCACGTCCGCCGTGTCGACCAGCGCCGCGCCCTCCTCCGCCCCGCCCGGCAGCACGGTGAACACGCCCTCGGGCAGACCCGCCGCCGAGGCGAGCTCCGCCAGCCGCAGCGCGCAGGCGGTGGCCTCCGGCGCGGGCTTGAGCGCCACGGTGTTGCCGACCGCCAGCGCCGGCGCGGCCTTCCAGGCCGGGATCGCCAGCGGGAAGTTCCACGGCGTGATCAGCCCGGCCACCCCGTAGGGGCGGCGGCGGGTGAGCAGCAGGCCCTCGCCGGCGGCGGTCTCGTGGACGGCGCCGGCGGGCGCGTACGGCGCCTGCGCGTAGTAGCGCAGGATCGCCGCGGTGCGGCCGACCTCGCCGCGCGCCTCGGCCACCGGCTTGCCGACCTCGCGGACGATCAGCGCCGTCAGCTCCTCGGCGTGCTCCTCGACCGCCCCGGCGAACCGGGTGAGCGCGGCCGAGCGCGCGGCGGCCCCGGCGGCGAGCCAGCCGGGCTGCGCGGCCCGGGCCCGCCCGACGGCGGCCCGGACGGCCTCGGCACCGGGCGCGTCGACCTCGGCCACGAGGTCCTCGGGATCGGCGGGGTTGTACGAAAGGATCGTCACAGCAGGCAGCCCTTCGGGGTGTTCAGGCGGTTCAGAGCAGGAACCCGGCCGGGAACGGGTCGCTCGGGTCGAGGAAGTACTGGGCGGTGCCGGTGATCCAGGCCCGGCCGGTGACGGTCGGCACCACGGCGGGCCGTCCGGCCACCTCGGTCTCCTCGACCAGGCGGCCGGTGAAGGTCGTCCCGATGAAGGAGTCGTTGCGGAAGTCCCGCCCGAGCGGGAGTTCGCCCCGGGCGTGCAGCTGGGCCATCCGCGCGGAGGTGCCGGTGCCGCACGGCGAGCGGTCGAACCAGCCGGGGTGGATGGCCATCGCGTGCCGGGAGTGCTCGGCGGTGGAGCCGGGCGCGAGCAGTTGGACGTGGTGGCAGCTGTGGATCGACGGGTCCTCGGGGTGCACCGGCCGGTCCGGGCCGCCGTTGACGGCCTCCATCAGGGCGAGTCCGGCGTCCAGGATGTCCTGCTTGCGCTCGCGCTCGAACGGCAGCCCGAACTCGGCGAGCGGCAGGATCGCGTAGAAGTTGCCGCCGTACGCGAGGTCGTAGCCGACCGTGCCGTACCCGGGCACCTCGATCTTGCGGTCCAGGGCGACCGCGTACGAGGGCACGTTGCGGATGGTCACCGCGGTGGCGGCGCCGTCCTCGACCCGCACGTCGGCGGTCACCAGCCCGGCCGGGGTGTCCAGCCGCACGGTGGTGACCGGCTCGACCACCGGCACCATGCCGGTCTCGACCAGGACGGTGGCCACGCCGATGGTGCCGTGGCCGCACATCGGCAGCAGGCCGGAGACCTCGATGTAGAGCACCCCGAAGTCGGCGTCCGGGCGGGTCGGCGGCTGGAGGACGGCGCCGCTCATCGCGGCGTGGCCGCGCGGCTCGTACATCAGCAGCGTCCGGAAGTGGTCGAGGTGCTGCTGGAAGTGCACCCGGCGCTCGGCCATGGTGGCACCGGGGATGACACCGAAGCCGCCGGTGACGACCCGGGTCGGCATGCCCTCGGTGTGCGAGTCGACGGCGTGGAACACGTGGCGGCTGCGCATCTGGTGGCGACTCCCGTCGGGGGTGGGTGGGGTGGCGGGCCGGGCCGGCTGCCCCAGCAGCCGGCCGCACCCGGTGGCAGCGGGGTCGGTTACCCGAGCCCCTCGGCCAGTGCCTTCTCGGTGGCCGCGCGGACGGCCGCCTCGATCTCCGGGCCGAGCGGCAACCGCGGCTCGCGGGTGGGACCGCCGGGGCGGCCGACGATGTCCATCGAGAGCTTGATCGCCTGGACGAACTCGGTCTTGGAGTCCCAGCGCAGCAGCGGGTGCAGGGCCTTGTAGAGCGGCAGTGCGACGTCCAGGTCGTGGGCGACGGCGGCCTGGTACAGGGCGACGCTCGCGGCCGGCAGGGCGTTCGGGTACCCGGCGATCCAGCCGACCGCGCCGGCCAGGGCCAGCTCCAGCAGCACGTCGTCGGCGCCGATCAGCAGGTCGAGCCCCGGGGCCAGCTCGGCGATCTCGTACGCCCGGCGGACGTCGCCGCTGAACTCCTTGACGGCGACGATCGAGCCCTCGCCGTGCAGCCGCGCCAGCAGCGCGGGGACGAGGTCGACCTTGGTGTCGTACGGGTTGTTGTAGGCGACGACCGGCAGGCCGGCCTTGGCCACCTCGGCGTAGTGGGCCCGGACGGCGTCGTGGTCGGCGCGGTAGGCGTTCGGCGGCAGCAGCAGGACTGAGCCGGCGCCCGCCTCGGCGGCCTGCTCGGTCCAGCGGCGGGACTCGGCACTGCCGTACGCGGCCACCCCGGGCATCACCCGGGAGCCGTCGCCGGCCGCCTCGACGGCGACCTCGACGACCTTGGCCCGCTCCTCGGCGGTGAGCGTCTGGTACTCCCCCAGGGAGCCGTTGGGGACGACGCCGTCGCAGCCCGAGTCGATCAGCCAGCGGACGTGCTCGGCGTAGGCGTCGTAGTCGACGGAGTGGTCCGGGCGCAGCGGGATCGTGGTGGCGACCATGATGCCGCGCCAGGGACGGGTGGTGTCGTGCGGGGTGTGTGACACAGCTGACTCCTTGGTGAGGTGTGACATTTTATTAGACGTCGCAGGCGGAGACAAGAGCCCCGCGCCACGTGTTCAGGAGGCCGGCGGACCGGCCGCGAGCTGCGAGAGCGGGACGGGGCAGGACAGCGGGCGGCTGTCCGCCCGCGACTCGCCGGCGCCGGAGAGGCAGGCCACCGCCGGACCGCACATCCGGCCCTGGCACCAGCCCATCCCGGCCCGGGTGAGCAGCTTGACGGTCCGCGCGTCGCCCGCGCCGAGCTCCTCCACCGCCTCGGTGATCCGGGCCACCGGCACCTCCTCGCAGCGGCAGACGTCGGTGTCCGGGCGCAGCCACCCCGTCCAGCCGGGGCCGGGCCGGTGCGCCGCCGCCATCAGCTCGGCGAAGGCGCGCAGCCGGGCACGGCGGCGCAGCAGCGCCGTCGGGGCCGGGGCCCCGGCTACCGCGTGGGCCGCCAGCTCCCCCTCGGCGATCGCCAGGTCGGCGCCGCCGACCCCGCAGGTCTCGCCGGCCGCCCAGAGGCCGGGGAGGGTGGTCCGCAGCCGGGCGTCCACCGCGAGGGCGACGGCCCCGTCGGGTGTCGTCCTGGTCGCGGCGCCCAGCTCGGTGGCCAGCTCGATCTGCGGCAGCAGCCCGTGGCCGACGGCCAGCGCGTCGCAGGCGATCCGGCGCTCGGTGCCGGGCACCGGCCGCCAGTCGGCGTCCAGCCG of the Kitasatospora sp. NBC_01246 genome contains:
- a CDS encoding proline racemase family protein — protein: MRSRHVFHAVDSHTEGMPTRVVTGGFGVIPGATMAERRVHFQQHLDHFRTLLMYEPRGHAAMSGAVLQPPTRPDADFGVLYIEVSGLLPMCGHGTIGVATVLVETGMVPVVEPVTTVRLDTPAGLVTADVRVEDGAATAVTIRNVPSYAVALDRKIEVPGYGTVGYDLAYGGNFYAILPLAEFGLPFERERKQDILDAGLALMEAVNGGPDRPVHPEDPSIHSCHHVQLLAPGSTAEHSRHAMAIHPGWFDRSPCGTGTSARMAQLHARGELPLGRDFRNDSFIGTTFTGRLVEETEVAGRPAVVPTVTGRAWITGTAQYFLDPSDPFPAGFLL
- a CDS encoding ornithine cyclodeaminase family protein; amino-acid sequence: MGPARAAEAIERVLLAGLDPEAGPARSAVPVPAGELLLMPAATAEYAGVKIAGVAPGNAALGLPRITGSYLLLDGPTLRPVALLDGAALTALRTPAVTAVALRRLAAPDAAHLVLFGAGPQAYGHLDALLAVRPLTRVTVVARSEAPAEALAGYARRLGLAAAVGTAAAVAEADLVVCCTTARTPLFDGALVPDHAAVAAVGSHEPDAREVDAVLVGRAELYVEARAAALREAGDLLMAGVTGAGPLWNLAELVRGEAPVPSDRPRFFKSVGMAWQDLAVAAEVHRRG
- a CDS encoding dihydrodipicolinate synthase family protein produces the protein MVATTIPLRPDHSVDYDAYAEHVRWLIDSGCDGVVPNGSLGEYQTLTAEERAKVVEVAVEAAGDGSRVMPGVAAYGSAESRRWTEQAAEAGAGSVLLLPPNAYRADHDAVRAHYAEVAKAGLPVVAYNNPYDTKVDLVPALLARLHGEGSIVAVKEFSGDVRRAYEIAELAPGLDLLIGADDVLLELALAGAVGWIAGYPNALPAASVALYQAAVAHDLDVALPLYKALHPLLRWDSKTEFVQAIKLSMDIVGRPGGPTREPRLPLGPEIEAAVRAATEKALAEGLG
- a CDS encoding GntR family transcriptional regulator, whose protein sequence is MADLKARTLISVQERLRDQVAHALRAALISGELRPGVVYSAPALAADFGVSATPVREAMLDLAREGLVEAVRNKGFRVTELTERDLDDFTEIRALIEVPTVGRVTRTATAEQLEALRPQAEAIVAAARKHDLIGYLEADRQFHLDLLGLAGNARLVEVVGDLRKRSRLYGLNRLDQRGELVSSAEEHLELLDLMLSGDAEAAEACMSRHLGHVRSLWAAGQEEAEEKARPALRLRAR
- a CDS encoding proline racemase family protein; this encodes MRVSAVDYHCAGEPFRIVVGGAPGVPGDSVAERRAVAIGAGGTATAPRPGPLDEVRRLLVREPRGHAGMYGGFLVPPDDDEAHLGVLFWHKDGYSTACGHGTIALGAWAVDSGLVRAPDDGVARVRIDVPSGRVTAAVHRAGGRTTGVTFRNVPAVVSAPKLAVRTSRGTVEVAVAHAGACYASVPAAALGLAVEPGLLPELTAVGREIRAALADSPAVRHPTDPRLSGVYGVILHDELPEGPAGPAQRNVTVFADGQIDRSPCGSGTSARLAVLAAEGRLAPGGELRHESLIGTVFTGRVLPGGDPLGAGVVTEVTGTAHRTGEHTFLLDPDDTLGTGFLL
- a CDS encoding aldehyde dehydrogenase family protein yields the protein MPAVTILSYNPADPEDLVAEVDAPGAEAVRAAVGRARAAQPGWLAAGAAARSAALTRFAGAVEEHAEELTALIVREVGKPVAEARGEVGRTAAILRYYAQAPYAPAGAVHETAAGEGLLLTRRRPYGVAGLITPWNFPLAIPAWKAAPALAVGNTVALKPAPEATACALRLAELASAAGLPEGVFTVLPGGAEEGAALVDTADVVSFTGSTGVGRAVVRAATERGVPVQAELGGLNAALVLPDADPEQAAAHLAAAIAGYAGQKCTATSRVIAVGAAHEPLRAALVKALGLVDDAACGPVISAAARDRLTGAVESARAAGATVLTGGGVPERPGWYVEPTLLADVPAEHPLRREEFFGPVAVLLAAADLDEAIALANDTPHSLATSVHSRSLDVALAAADRLDAGMIRINAPSSGVDFHLPFGGAKGASHGEREQGAAALDFYTASRTVSVLPAGGA